In one Rhopalosiphum padi isolate XX-2018 chromosome 3, ASM2088224v1, whole genome shotgun sequence genomic region, the following are encoded:
- the LOC132926082 gene encoding uncharacterized protein LOC132926082: protein MNFIQGSVWKEKQEKHDSQCVLPIFLFFDDYEVGNSLGSHSGVHKLGAVCISIPCLPLHIQSTLKTIFLALLFHSTDRQKFGEQGIDIESNAKLVNIKFELGLILGDNLGIHSIIDFVESFSANYPCRMCKVHKEIMRKQSYVDETLIRVVDDYNFDLIENNVSSSEVLNNRIISFDYGPDKGSKPCVLNIDHIRKNTIGLSASEMMLVRYFGSLIGDFVPQNEPVWYLYISLRKILDILTFTSFQKECSKLLQKLVAEHNELYLILSKNNLKPKYHYLLHYPTMMLKFGTLINLLWSMRFEAKHRISKIAANISSRNIEFSPPQSVVDIDSIIKKIKVFTKIEVFDSLWKYSWINIKGT from the exons atgaatttcataCAAGGGAGCGTTTGGAAAGAAAAACAGGAAAAACACGATTCTCAatgtgtattacctatatttttattttttgatgacTACGAAGTAGGTAACTCTCTTGGTAGTCATTCTGGAGTGCACAAACTAGGTGCTGTGTGTATTTCAATACCTTGTTTACCACTTCATATACAGTCTactctaaaaacaattttcttagCACTTTTATTTCATTCAACGGACAGACAAAAATTtg GAGAACAAGGTATAGATATTGAAAGTAATgctaaattagttaatattaagttTGAATTAGGTCTTATCTTGGGAGATAATCTTGGTATACACAGTATTATAGACTTCGTGGAAAGTTTTTCAGCTAACTATCCATGTCGAATGTGCAAGGTTCATAAAGAAATAATGAGAAAACAAAGTTATGTAGATGAAACACTGATAAGGGTAGTAGATGATTACAATTTCgatttgattgaaaataatgtGAGTAGTAGTG AAGTTCTGAATAATCGAATAATAAGCTTTGATTATGGCCCAGACAAAGGAAGTAAACCCtgtgtattaaatatagatCATATTCGTAAGAATACAATCGGGCTTTCTGCTTCAGAAATGATGTTAGTTAGGTATTTTGGTTCACTCATAGGAGATTTTGTTCCTCAGAATGAACCAGTATGGTATCTCTATATATCACTAAGAAAAATTTTGGATATACTTACTTTCACATCATTCCAAAAAGAATGTTCTAAATTACTACAAAAGCTTGTTGCTGAACATAACGAGTTATACCTTATATTGAGTAAGAACAATCTAAAACCTAAATATCATTACTTGTTGCATTACCCTACTATGATGTTGAAATTTGGcactttgataaatttattatggtcAATGCGCTTTGAGGCTAAACatcgaatatcaaaaattgcgGCAAATATTTCAA GTAGAAATATAGAATTCAGTCCTCCTCAATCAGTGGTCGACATTgacagtattataaaaaaaataaaagtgtttaCTAAAATTGAAGTGTTTGATTCATTATGGAAATATTCATGGATTAATATTAAAGGTACTTAA